A window of Adhaeribacter arboris genomic DNA:
AAGTTGGAAGGGTACGAAATTATATTTCGGGAATAGTAGCGTTAGAATAAGCGACAAAACTTATAAAAATAGAACCATTTGTTCTTCGTGGTAGTAAATACCCGCCGCAGTTTTAATAGCATTTTTTTCGTGGGAAAAAGGCTCAAATCCAAAGCTGCTGTATAATTTTTTAGCTTTTATGTTACTGGCGATTACGGTAAGATATACTTGCTCCAATCCAGGTATTTGCCGGGCCCGGTTTAGGGTGTTTTGAATAAGAGTTTTACCAATTCCTTTGCCCGCAAAGTGATTGCTCACGTACATCCGGTAGAGTAAAGCTTTATGGCGCATGTTCCGGGACGTATCGCGCTCGAAACTAACGACTCCCATTAATTCTTCTTGTTCGGTAACGGCTGCCAGGGTAAAACTTTCCGCAGTGCCTTCCGTCGGGAAATAAGCCCATCTTTCATCGCTGGGGCTGGTGCGAAAACAATCGGGATGGTCGCGCAAGCCTTGCAGAAAGAAATTTTTATAGTTTAAGGAGTGACTGGCGGTTAACTCAATAATTTGCATGATTTTACTTTGCTCATAAGAGTAAATACTAATTTGCCTTAAAACAAAAAACTTGAAGACTATTTTTCTACGAATTAGGCAGCAAATAATTTCAGAACAGCGCCCCGCTAAATGAAAGTTTAGCAAGAATGCAGTAGAAATTTAGATCAAAAAGGTTTTCCGCTAAAGAATACCTGCCGCTTAAATAATATGGCCCACTCCGCGCTAGCAGAGCAGGCCAATTAATGCGTTTAATCTATAAAAGTTCGTTGGCTAAGTTAGCTAACTCCGACCGCTCTCCTTTCAGTAATGTTATATGGGCATATAGCGGATGGTTTTTGGCTTTATCAATTAAATAAGACAAACCGTTACTTTGCGTATCTAAGTAAGGAGTATCAATCTGATAAATATCACCGGTAAACACAATTTTTGTATTTTCGCCGGCCCGCGTTATTATAGTTTTAATTTCGTGCGGCGTAAGATTCTGCGCTTCGTCGACGATAAAGAAAATGTTCGATAAACTCCGGCCCCGAATATAAGCCAGAGGAGTAATAACTAGTTTCTCCTGCTCCGTTAACTCTTTTAATTTCTGGTGCTCTTTACTCGTTTCTACAAATTGGTTCTGAATAAATTTAAGATTATCCCAGAGCGGCTCCATGTAGGGATTTATTTTCGACTTAATATCCCCGGGTAAAAAGCCAATATCACGGTTACTTAACGGCACAATAGGGCGCGCCAGGTAAATTTGCTTGTAGTTGCGGCGTTGCTCAATGGCGCCGGCCAGCGTTAACAAAGTTTTACCCGTACCGGCTACTCCTTGTATGGTTACCAGTTTTACCATTGGGTTCATGATAGCGTGCAAAGCAAAAGCTTGTTCGGCATTGCGCGGCTTTATACCATAACCCGTTAATTTATCTACCCGCTCTAAACGCCGCTCCACCGGATTGAAATAGGCTAGAACCGAATTTTTAAAACTCTTTAGAATGTAATAATGATTATCCTGGGGCTCTTGCTTTAAAATTTCCAGATTAGAGGATACCCCGGTTTCGTATAATTCATTAATTAAACTGGCCGGAACATTTTCTAAGCGATCCAAGCCCGTATACAAAGCATTTACATTTTGCACCTTGCCGGTTTCATAATCTTCGGCGGGCAAATTCAAAGCGCGGGCCTTTAAGCGCAGGTTAATGTCTTTGGTAACCAGTATTACTTTGCTATCGGGTCGTTCGTGCTGTAACTGCAACGCCGAATTTAAAATCTTATGGTCGGCCTTACGTTCATTAAATACTTTCTCGGCATCTACCGGCGAGTCGTGGGTCATTAATACCCGGAAGTTACCTTTATTCTTGCCTTTGAGCGGCAACCAGTCCTGAAGCTTATTTTCGTGCGAAAGTTGGTCGATAAAGCGAATAAATTCCCGGGCTTCAAAATTTTTAATGTCGTTTCCTTTTTTAAAATTGTCGAGTTCTTCTAAAACGGTAATCGGAATAGCGACATCGTTTTCTTCAAAATGTTCCACGGCACTGTGGTCGTAGAGAATAACAGAGGTGTCCAGCACAAAAATTTTCTTGATTTTGGGAGGCGTTTCGGTTTTTTTACGGGCAGGAGCTCTTTTTGCTTTTTGGGTTTCAGTCATATGCACAGAGTAATCGTTTGAAAGAGTAATTCTATTGGTAGTTTAGCTAATGTCAGGCGCAACTCCTAGCAAGTGAGCCGGATTATTTCTACGCAACGCTTGTTAAAACAGGCACTGCTCCGGAAAGTTTTTACGGGAAAAGTAGTTAAAATTCTGTTTGCCAGATAGGTACCCGATTATAGCTTTTAAAATTTAAATTTTTAGAAACAGGTAACTTAAAAGTTAAAGAATTGTTTAAAAGGAAAAGGTTTGTAGTAAAGAAATACTTTTACTAATACCGCTATAGTAGTTCAATAAATAAAGTACCAGTTCGTTTAAAATAGGTTGATTGTTTTTTGAATGAAAAATTTTCCTACATTTAAATAGACAGCAAGCAATTATACATTAAGTAAAATCAGCATGAAATTATTACTTCGGTTAGGGCTGCTGCTGGTGCTCGGGATAGCCACAAAACCAGCAGCGGAAGCGCAGGTATTAAAAAATATTTTTGGCAAAAATAAGACAAACAAAGAAAAGGAACACGTTGGCCGTTGGCAGTACAAAGAAGACAAGGAAAATCCGGGTCAAATAACGAGTAAAGGTAGATTCAAGAATGGGAAGCAAGTAAAAAAATGGAAATATTTTTACCCGAATGGTCAGATTTATCTCATCGAAAAATACGATTCTAAAAAGGACTTCCGGATTTTAAATGCTACTTATTACCATACCAACGGTAAAATAGCGCACACCGGCAAAGCCGTACAAGAAAACACCGAAAAAAAGATTCATTATTATTGGATTGGCGATTGGAAGTACTACAACGAAGACGGCACTCTGCGCAAAACGGTAATTTATGAAGCTGGTTGGCCGGTTAAAGCTATTTTCCCGGACGGCCACGAAGAGAAAGAAACGGCCGAACGGTATCAATCTGGTCCACAATTGCAATCGTTATAGTTTTACCTCCCGCCTTCAACTTTTCCAAGTAGCTTTATAATAATTTTTAGCCCGTGTTGATTGAAAATAACTTTATCAATCAACACGGGCTAAAAATTATAGTTTAGAAGCACAATACGGTATCAAACTAGCAGTCACCAACTAAAAAATTTTAATAATCTACCTTAAGGTATAATAATCTTCTTCTTCTTTATCGTGTAATCGCAGATAACCGTGCAGCACCAATTTTACCAGTATGCGGTACGCCCGGCGTCGCGGAATATGGGCCAACTTCATAAATTGAGGAAGCGTTATGCGCCGGTTGGTTTTTAAGAATTCTACTATTTGATAATCAGGTTCATCGAGGTTTAACGGTCGGGCAGCATCGGTTAGAGCTATTTCGGAACGGGTGGTGGTACTTGCCCTTTTACTCGTTTGCACACTTTCGTCTTTCACCCGCACGTAACCGCGCCAATCATCGTCTTTTACTTTAGCCAGGTGAGGCTTAATAGAACTTTCCGGTATAATTACTTCCAGCACCAGCCTTTTTTCGTGCTCAATTTCGTTGTAATTTAACGAGAGCGGGGGATCGCAGTAAAACTGAGCGGCTAGTTGTAAGGTATGTTTCTCTTCTTCCGGATCAATACCTACGATAGAACCGTTATCCTGCACGCCCACCAATATTATGCCGCCCCGGGTATTAGCAAAAGAAACTAAGGTACGGGCAATTTTATCCGGGTGCTTTATGGTTTTCTTAAAATCCAACTGCTCATTTTCCCCATTAGCAATTAAACGTAAGAGGTCGTGCATATTTGTAATTCTGTTCTCTATCTGAATAACAGTATTACCTTAAGCTTAGTTTTCTTACTTACTATACTTTTAAGAAGCTATAAGAACTTAACCTGCTTCATTTAGTTCAGGAATAAGCTTTAAAATTGAACTATAAATTTTTAATTTTTAAACAGAAAGCTTTAAAAGCAAAAAAGCGGGTATTAAACCCGCTTTTACAAATATATAGCTGATTTTAGCCTTAAAAAGGCAAATCGTTATCAATCTCTTCGGTTAAGAATGGGCTATTAGTGGCTGGTTGTTGCGCACGACTGCTGTTATTTCCGCCGCTATTAACTGGGGCAGCGCCAGCACTTTCGATGCGCCAGGCTTGCAGATTCGTAAAATACATGGTGGTACCGTTTTTAGTAAAAGGCTTACCCGAAAGATTAAAATTTACTTTTACTTCATCGCCAATTTTAAACTGATCAATCACATTGCATTTATCCTGCGTTAGTTGAAACTTAACGTGCTGCGTAAAAGAACCATCCGGAATTTCCAGCACAAATTCGCGCTTGCGAAATTTATCGCTTACCTGAACTTCATCGAATATTTCGTGTAATCTTCCTTGAACATCAAAAGACATAATACCTGATTTTATAAATGAAAAAAATAAATACCTATCACAAATATACGTATTTAGTAGTGGAAAACTTGCTTTCGACCGGATTATTTCCGGTTAATTTAAGGCTACTAATTTTAGTTTTTTATACCCGTACCCACGTATTGATATGCCTAAACTACGTACTAGTTGATTTACTTTTTAGAATTTATTTGCTTATGAATCCAATTGCCATTGCTATTCACGGGGGAGCCGGCACTATTTTACGCGCTCTCATGACGGATGAAAAAGAGAAAGCTTATTCCCAAGCATTACAAGAGGCGGTAGAAAGAGGTCACCGGATTCTGGAAAAAGGGGAAAGCGCATTAAAAGCGGTAGAGGAGACTGTGCGTCAACTGGAGGATTGCATTTTGTTTAACGCCGGTCGCGGGTCGGTATTTACGCACGAAGGGCAGCACGAAATGGATGCCGCTATTATGTGCGGGACAACCGGAATGGCGGGAGCGGTAGCCGGGGTACGCCGGGTTCGTAATCCTATTTCTTTAGCCACGGCCGTTATGCAGCATTCGGAGCATGTTTTATTATCCGGAGAAGGCGCTGAGACCTTTGGCCGGAAGGTAGGAGCTGCTTTTGAACCCGACGACTATTTCTTTGATGCTAACCGGTACGAACAGTGGCAAGCCGCCAAGGCCGAAGATACCGTACTTCTAGATCATAATGCCTCCTATCTGACAGATAAAAAGTTTGGCACCGTGGGAGCCGTAGCTTTAGATGTTGCCGGCAATCTGGCGGCGGCCACTTCTACGGGCGGCATGACGAATAAAAAATTCAATAGAATAGGCGATTCGCCCATCATAGGAGCAGGAACTTATGCCCATAACGCTACTTGTGCCATTTCCTGTACGGGCCACGGCGAATACTTTATGCGGGCTGTCGTGGCCTATGATGTTTCTTGTTTAATTGAATACAAGGGTATGACGCTGGCCGAAGCTTGCCATTACGTAGTGCAGAATAAATTAAAAAAACAAGGCGGCGAAGGCGGGCTTATTGCATTAAACACCCAAGGCGAAATAATCCTATCTTTTAACTCGGAGGGTATGTACCGCGCCAGCAAACGCAACAACGAACCTATTTACGTGGGGATTTATGAGTAATTTAATTTTGAATGAGTGGATGAGTGGATGTTGAATGAGTGAATAAAAAGTTTTGTGAAGGGAGAAAGGAATAATTCGTAAAAAAAAACTTTTTAGGTTTCAAATTATCTTTCAGGAGAATGAGTAAAATATTGCTCATCAAATTAATCATTGATAAAATTTATATTCTCTCATTCCTATATTATCTCCTAATCTAAAAATTCACTCATTCAACATCCACTCATCCACTCATTCAAAATTCACTCATTCCAACATTCAATCATTCATTTAGGCGAAAGATTATCTAAAATATCCTGTACGTGGCGCTGGTGGGTTTCGGCATCTTTATAAAATTCGCGTAAGTATATATCATACACATTGCCTTTAGCCAGAACATGCATGATAATATTTTCGATAGACAAAGGCTCGCCGCGGTTTGCTTCATGGGCATTGTTGTACCCGATACGATAACCATCTACAATAATTACCAAGTTAGAGCCAATAGTTTCTATCAAATTACCTTTGGTTATTAATACTCCCGTGTCTTCGCCCAGCCCAATCCCAATTTTGCGCGTATGCAGGGCTACTGCTTCCATTAATCGACCAAAACGGCCCCGCTTCACAAAATGCGAATCAATAATCACATTTGGTAAAAAGCTTAAACCATGGTCTAATTTAACGGTGCCTTTCATTAAAGCTTCAAAGCTGCTGCCGCGCCTAATCATGATACCCGACATGGCCATAGCCCCCGCACTGGTACCCGCCAA
This region includes:
- a CDS encoding GNAT family N-acetyltransferase; translated protein: MQIIELTASHSLNYKNFFLQGLRDHPDCFRTSPSDERWAYFPTEGTAESFTLAAVTEQEELMGVVSFERDTSRNMRHKALLYRMYVSNHFAGKGIGKTLIQNTLNRARQIPGLEQVYLTVIASNIKAKKLYSSFGFEPFSHEKNAIKTAAGIYYHEEQMVLFL
- a CDS encoding PhoH family protein; protein product: MTETQKAKRAPARKKTETPPKIKKIFVLDTSVILYDHSAVEHFEENDVAIPITVLEELDNFKKGNDIKNFEAREFIRFIDQLSHENKLQDWLPLKGKNKGNFRVLMTHDSPVDAEKVFNERKADHKILNSALQLQHERPDSKVILVTKDINLRLKARALNLPAEDYETGKVQNVNALYTGLDRLENVPASLINELYETGVSSNLEILKQEPQDNHYYILKSFKNSVLAYFNPVERRLERVDKLTGYGIKPRNAEQAFALHAIMNPMVKLVTIQGVAGTGKTLLTLAGAIEQRRNYKQIYLARPIVPLSNRDIGFLPGDIKSKINPYMEPLWDNLKFIQNQFVETSKEHQKLKELTEQEKLVITPLAYIRGRSLSNIFFIVDEAQNLTPHEIKTIITRAGENTKIVFTGDIYQIDTPYLDTQSNGLSYLIDKAKNHPLYAHITLLKGERSELANLANELL
- a CDS encoding toxin-antitoxin system YwqK family antitoxin, with translation MKLLLRLGLLLVLGIATKPAAEAQVLKNIFGKNKTNKEKEHVGRWQYKEDKENPGQITSKGRFKNGKQVKKWKYFYPNGQIYLIEKYDSKKDFRILNATYYHTNGKIAHTGKAVQENTEKKIHYYWIGDWKYYNEDGTLRKTVIYEAGWPVKAIFPDGHEEKETAERYQSGPQLQSL
- a CDS encoding AlbA family DNA-binding domain-containing protein produces the protein MHDLLRLIANGENEQLDFKKTIKHPDKIARTLVSFANTRGGIILVGVQDNGSIVGIDPEEEKHTLQLAAQFYCDPPLSLNYNEIEHEKRLVLEVIIPESSIKPHLAKVKDDDWRGYVRVKDESVQTSKRASTTTRSEIALTDAARPLNLDEPDYQIVEFLKTNRRITLPQFMKLAHIPRRRAYRILVKLVLHGYLRLHDKEEEDYYTLR
- a CDS encoding DUF3127 domain-containing protein, which produces MSFDVQGRLHEIFDEVQVSDKFRKREFVLEIPDGSFTQHVKFQLTQDKCNVIDQFKIGDEVKVNFNLSGKPFTKNGTTMYFTNLQAWRIESAGAAPVNSGGNNSSRAQQPATNSPFLTEEIDNDLPF
- a CDS encoding isoaspartyl peptidase/L-asparaginase family protein, producing the protein MNPIAIAIHGGAGTILRALMTDEKEKAYSQALQEAVERGHRILEKGESALKAVEETVRQLEDCILFNAGRGSVFTHEGQHEMDAAIMCGTTGMAGAVAGVRRVRNPISLATAVMQHSEHVLLSGEGAETFGRKVGAAFEPDDYFFDANRYEQWQAAKAEDTVLLDHNASYLTDKKFGTVGAVALDVAGNLAAATSTGGMTNKKFNRIGDSPIIGAGTYAHNATCAISCTGHGEYFMRAVVAYDVSCLIEYKGMTLAEACHYVVQNKLKKQGGEGGLIALNTQGEIILSFNSEGMYRASKRNNEPIYVGIYE
- a CDS encoding cyanophycinase, with product MNTPKGKIIAIGGNEDKGTYPNPRTKRKYYLNFFELGILKRFSAELGKTNPRIEVITTASMIPEEVGHVYQKAFGILNITNVGLMHIRTPPETDLPIYLERLRQADGILFSGGDQARLTRMFANTEFLEICKQRYQQEESFVLAGTSAGAMAMSGIMIRRGSSFEALMKGTVKLDHGLSFLPNVIIDSHFVKRGRFGRLMEAVALHTRKIGIGLGEDTGVLITKGNLIETIGSNLVIIVDGYRIGYNNAHEANRGEPLSIENIIMHVLAKGNVYDIYLREFYKDAETHQRHVQDILDNLSPK